A single window of Larimichthys crocea isolate SSNF chromosome XII, L_crocea_2.0, whole genome shotgun sequence DNA harbors:
- the si:dkeyp-72e1.9 gene encoding syntaxin-binding protein 4 isoform X6, producing MGPYGVDRAVHSMEFTDCENGLGIKVIGGVKELTGEEFGVYVKRILPGGLASSDGNLMPGDQILEVNGDSLVGVTSERAVDVLRAASATNHMRLLIARDEEAKKEFAELLEKYGSNGSTGSTRNSPIQQGGRYLDSTSSGSSSRSQSPLLLSPAGSQNMYNNSGPMLRSLSHPGEGVIQLISVARSSSLGITIGGGSNRPDGPAVFIQEVLSGGDCHRDGRLRPGDQLIAINKESLIGVTYEEAKSMLNKVKFSQDSAVEIAFIPGKGLFPSSTSLHNGIQRATGNNHNSGRLKVHIRSPEICTEEPAPVSSSSPDICPPDIHISGSTSQRSPTGTKPKITLDPYIRLKSDKLDLALSFLGLDVTEEKRKKLRQSLTTDPQGTVAYGDFVEATRSIFQENLEELGLGAGPFMFSYHEAASLMDTSAFHSPTYESECSYSSEEMEQFQTEVKQLQTQMKQLKVMLKDMEHSKKTLEEELQKTSEKACLTVEENTRLKSRLQAAEAEVGQRQASGAEQDYEEVIQLLEAEIRDLKNQLASKRQTRGAEATKEEVHELNRRLTTIDCQLRKSELSRKHLEISNKKLLGFAQNVHKVLTTTSLFGEGGSNRSSPATDSPDTPSPLPDPTFQLAVEAKELVAGVCNLSTDDKASESVLEAASVPDVSPHHL from the exons ATGGGTCCATACGGAGTAGATCGAGCTGTTCATTCTATGGAGTTTACAGACTGTGAGAATGGCTTGG GAATTAAGGTGATCGGTGGTGTGAAGGAGTTGACTGGAGAGGAGTTTGGAGTCTACGTCAAACGGATTTTACCTGGTGGCCTTGCTTCAAGCGATG GAAACCTAATGCCAGGGGACCAGATCTTGGAGGTGAACGGGGACAGTCTTGTTGGAGTCACAAGTGAAAG agCTGTGGACGTCTTGAGAGCAGCTTCGGCAACCAATCACATGCGCCTTCTCATAGCGAGAGATGAGGAAGCAAA AAAAGAATTCGCTGAGTTGTTGGAGAAGTATGGATCCAATGGTAGCACAGGATCGACACGCAACTCTCCCATCCAGCAAG GAGGCCGCTACCTGGATAGTACATCATCTGGTTCTTCATCTCGCTCCCAGAGTCCTTTGTTGTTGAGCCCAGCAGGCTCTCAGAATATGTACAACAACAGTGGGCCCATGCTGCGCTCCCTCAG tcatccaggtgaAGGAGTGATTCAGCTCATTTCAGTGGCACGATCCAGCAGTTTGGGCATCACCATCGGTGGAGGTTCCAACAGGCCTGATGGCCCTGCGGTCTTCATCCAGGAGGTGTTGTCTGGAGGAGACTGTCACCGG GATGGACGCCTGAGGCCTGGAGATCAACTCATTGCCATCAACAAAGAGTCATTAATAGGTGTGACCTACGAAGAGGCTAAAAGCATGCTGAACAAAGTCAAATTCAG tcaaGACAGTGCAGTGGAGATAGCCTTCATTCCAGGGAAAGGACTTTTTCCAAGCAGCACATCTCTCCACAACGGGATTCAGCGAGCCACAGGCAACAACCACAACTCTGGGCGCTTAAAAGTCCACATCAGATCACCTGAG atcTGTACAGAGGAGCCTGCCCCAGTGTCCTCATCTTCTCCTGACATCTGCCCACCAGATATTCATATTTCAG GTTCAACGAGCCAGAGGTCGCCAACAGGGACCAAACCTAAGATAACTCTGGATCCCTACATACGGCTCAAATCAGACAAATTAGACTTG GCTTTGTCCTTCCTCGGCTtggatgtcacagaggagaagaggaagaagctgagACAGAGTCTGACCACAGACCCACAAGGCACTGTGGCCTATGGAG ACTTCGTGGAGGCCACCAGGAGCATCTTCCAGGAGAACCTGGAGGAGCTGGGTTTGGGGGCGGGTCCCTTCATGTTCTCCTATCACGAAGCAGCCAGTTTGATGGACACGTCGGCCTTCCACTCCCCA ACATATGAATCAGAATGCAGCTACAGCAGTGAGGAGATGGAGCAGTTTCAGACAGAGGTGAAGCAGCTGCAAACCCAGATGAAGCAGCTCAAG GTGATGCTAAAGGACATGGAGCACAGCAAGAAAactctggaggaggagctgcagaagacGTCAGAG AAAGCATGtctgactgtggaggagaacACCCGTCTGAAGAGTCGTCTGCAGGCAGCCGAGGCCGAGGTGGGGCAGCGGCAGGCCAGCGGTGCAGAGCAGGACTACGAGGAGGTCATCCAGCTGCTGGAGGCTGAGATCAGAGACCTGAAGAACCAGCTGGCCAGTAAAAGGCAAACACGAGGAGCGGAGGCAACCAAG gaggAGGTGCATGAGCTGAACAGGAGGCTGACAACCATCGACTGCCAGCTGAGGAAGTCTGAGCTGAGCAGGAAACACCTGGAGATCTCCAACAAGAAACTCCTGGGCTTTGCACAG AACGTCCACAAAGTGCTGACAACAACCAGCCTGTTTGGAGAAGGCGG GAGCAACAGGTCGTCTCCAGCCACTGATAGCCCAGACACCCCGTCACCACTTCCTGATCCCACTTTCCAACTGGCTGTTGAGGCCAAAGAGCTGGTGGCAGGAGTCTGCAACCTCTCCACTGATGACAAAG